The following are from one region of the Muntiacus reevesi chromosome 3, mMunRee1.1, whole genome shotgun sequence genome:
- the PRR18 gene encoding proline-rich protein 18 gives MPFPPAPPPPPTPAPGVPAARPPPRKPGAPRKAAAPACAPPGPSPPAAAAEKKRRPPERPPGPLSSSWPSATLKRPPARRAPGPASPRAPAPCAPRPAGSGDGPAGTAASGARTAAPGAGPDAALRFSLSLTPEAVLVIQRRHLERQLLARPRRAPPADAGRPGAPCPRAAGLGRRPAPPPPPPPAPGPRPADLRSLLKVSLLNERHKYDDVEYEEEAAAADEGLVRKCTEWLRGVESAAAARDRPGPLDALPHLSSL, from the coding sequence ATGCCgttcccgcccgcgccgccgccgccgcccaccCCGGCCCCGGGGGTCCCCGCCGCGCGCCCGCCGCCCCGGAAGCCCGGCGCCCCGCGCAAGGCGGCAGCGCCCGCCTGCGCCCCGCCCGGACCCTCGCCGCCCGCCGCGGCCGCCGAGAAGAAGCGGCGGCCACCCGAGCGGCCCCCGGGGCCGCTGTCCAGCTCCTGGCCCTCCGCCACCCTGAAGCGGCCTCCGGCGCGCCGCGCCCCCGGCCCGGCCTCCCCGCGCGCCCCGGCCCCGTGCGCGCCCCGGCCGGCCGGCTCCGGCGACGGCCCCGCGGGGACCGCGGCCTCGGGGGCGCGGACAGCCGCCCCGGGCGCCGGGCCCGACGCCGCCCTGCGCTTCTCGCTGAGCCTCACGCCCGAGGCCGTGCTAGTCATCCAGCGGCGCCACCTGGAGAGGCAGCTGCTGGCGCGGCCCCGGCGGGCGCCCCCCGCCGACGCCGGGCGCCCGGGCGCCCCCTGCCCCCGGGCCGCGGGCCTcggccgccgccccgccccgccgccgccgccgccgcccgcccccggcccgcggCCCGCCGACCTGCGCTCGCTGCTCAAGGTGTCGCTGCTCAACGAGCGGCACAAGTACGACGACGTGGAGTacgaggaggaggcggcggccgcCGACGAGGGCCTGGTGCGCAAGTGCACCGAGTGGCTGCGTGGCGTGGAGTCGGCGGCCGCCGCGCGCGACCGGCCGGGGCCGCTGGACGCGCTGCCGCACCTGAGCTCGCTGTGA